From Primulina huaijiensis isolate GDHJ02 chromosome 15, ASM1229523v2, whole genome shotgun sequence, one genomic window encodes:
- the LOC140958626 gene encoding uncharacterized protein: MDNMKNLIHLFVTVFLSTFASLLVNPTIADVTMEAICPGKSECSLAIYLTGFQQAIAGVGSVVLTPLIGKLSDAYGRKVLLTIPLTLGSLPLVVLALNRTSTSFYVYFALKTLSSTVSDGGLICLSLGCLADNVSEGKRVSAFGLLSGVISAGTVCGTLAARLLPPTQIFQVAAVVSVVAAVYMRVFLQETPQHINALEQPILKSGTETNETGCGTMKKTEDTKGSFLHDVIQMMRSSTTLSLATAISFFNGLSEAGIQAFLMYYLKARFQFRKDQFADIWLITYLGATLSNMLLMPILGPILGEETLLSIGLFAGFLNMLFYSIAWTPWVPYAAALLGTFLFLISPSVRCIISKQVGPCEQGIAQGCILGVASLANVVSPLAFSPLSALFLSDEAPFNFPGFSIFCLGLSWLIGFILSVMIKIVPHFSRDRNKVCTLA; the protein is encoded by the exons ATGGATAATATGAAGAATTTGATTCATCTATTCGTGACGGTATTCTTGTCGACGTTCGCTTCGTTGTTAGTGAATCCGACCATCGCTGACGTGACGATGGAGGCCATCTGCCCCGGAAAATCTGAATGCTCCCTCGCAATCTATCTTACAGGCTTTCAGCAAGCG ATTGCGGGAGTGGGGTCGGTGGTATTGACTCCACTTATTGGCAAGCTGTCTGATGCTTATGGACGAAAAGTTTTGCTCACAATCCCCTTGACCCTCGGCAGTCTTCCACTGG TGGTATTGGCATTGAATCGGACATCAACTTCCTTCTACGTGTATTTCGCTTTGAAGACTTTATCTTCCACAGTCAGCGATGGTGGACTCATCTGCCTTTCCCTTGGTTGTTTG GCCGACAATGTATCAGAGGGGAAACGTGTATCTGCATTTGGACTCTTGTCTGGTGTAATATCCGCAGGAACTGTCTGTGGTACATTAGCTGCCCGATTACTTCCCCCCACTCAGATATTTCAG gtagcagcagtggtatcTGTTGTAGCAGCAGTGTACATGAGAGTCTTTCTTCAGGAGACACCTCAACACATTAATGCTCTGGAGCAGCCTATCTTGAAATCAGGGACTGAAACCAACGAAACTGGTTGTGGAACAATGAAGAAGACAGAAGACACAAAAGGCTCATTTCTTCATGATGTAATTCAAATGATGAGGAGTAG CACTACTCTTTCACTCGCAACAGCTATATCTTTCTTCAATGGCCTTTCGGAGGCAGGAATTCAAGCTTTCTTGATG TATTACTTGAAGGCACGATTCCAGTTCAGGAAAGATCAATTTGCCGATATATGGCTCATCACTTACCTTGGAGCAACCTTATCAAAT atGCTCTTGATGCCTATCCTTGGTCCAATTTTAGGAGAGGAGACATTGCTTTCCATAGGACTCTTTGCTGGATTTCTGAAT ATGTTATTTTACAGCATAGCATGGACTCCATGG GTACCTTATGCCGCTGCTTTGCTGGGAACCTTCCTTTTCCTCATTAGTCCTAGT GTAAGATGCATTATTTCAAAGCAAGTTGGGCCCTGTGAGCAG GGGATTGCTCAAGGATGCATTTTGGGCGTAGCTTCACTTGCCAATGTCGTCTCTCCATTGGCATTTAGTCCTCTTTCAG CTCTATTCTTGTCGGACGAAGCTCCTTTTAACTTCCCTGGTTTCAGTATTTTCTGCCTTGGACTTTCTTGG CTTATAGGTTTCATTCTCAGTGTAATGATAAAGATTGTGCCCCATTTCTCTAGAGACAGAAACAAGGTCTGCACTTTGGCCTAG